In Equus quagga isolate Etosha38 chromosome 14, UCLA_HA_Equagga_1.0, whole genome shotgun sequence, one DNA window encodes the following:
- the MCOLN1 gene encoding mucolipin-1: MAAPAGRRGSETERLLSPSPGYGTQAGASPPPLTPPEEEDLRRRLKYFFMSPCDKFRAKGRKPFKLMLQVVKILVVTVQLILFGLSNQLAVTFREENTVAFRHLFLLGYSDGADDTFAAYTREQLYQAIFYAVDQYLLLPDVSLGRYAYVRGGGGPEANGSALALCQRYYHRGHVDPANDTFDIDPMVVTDCIRVDPPERPPVPPSDDLFLSDGSASYRNLTLKFHKLINVTILFQLKTINLQSLINNEIPDCYTFTVLITFDNKAHSGRVPISLETQAHIQECKHPSVFRHGDNSFRLLFDVVVILTCALSFLLCARSLLRGFLLQNEFVGFMWRHRGRVISLWERLEFVNGWYILLVTSDVLTISGTIMKIGIEAKNLASYDICSILLGTSTLLVWVGVIRYLTFFHKYNILIATLRVALPSVMRFCCCVAVIYLGYCFCGWIVLGPYHVKFRSLSMVSECLFSLINGDDMFVTFAAMQAQQGRSSLVWLFSQLYLYSFISLFIYMVLSLFIALITGAYDTIKHPGGVGTEVSELQAYIAQCHDSPTSGKFRRGSGSACSLLCCCGRDSEEERSLLVN, encoded by the exons ATGGCAGCCCCCGCGGGCAGGCGCGGCTCAG AGACCGAGCGTCTCCTGAGCCCCAGCCCCGGGTATGGGACCCAGGCGGGGGCCTCGCCACCCCCGCTGACCCCTCCGGAGGAGGAAGACCTCCGCCGCCGTCTCAAATACTTCTTCATGAGCCCCTGTGACAAGTTCCGGGCCAAGGGTCGCAAGCCCTTCAAGCTGATGCTGCAAGTGGTGAAGATCCTGGTGGTCACTGTGCAG CTCATCCTGTTCGGGCTCAGCAACCAGCTGGCGGTGACGTTCCGGGAGGAGAACACGGTGGCCTTCCGCCACCTCTTCCTGCTGGGCTACTCCGACGGGGCGGACGACACCTTCGCCGCCTACACACGGGAGCAGCTCTACCAGGCCATCTTCTATGCCGTGGACCAG TACCTGTTGCTCCCTGACGTGTCCCTGGGCCGCTATGCCTATGtccggggcgggggcggccccGAGGCCAACGGCTCGGCCCTGGCCCTCTGCCAGCGGTACTACCACCGAGGCCACGTGGACCCGGCCAACGACACCTTTGACATCGACCCGATGGTCGTCACTg ACTGCATCCGGGTGGACCCCCCCGAGAGACCCCCAGTGCCCCCCAGTGACGATCTCTTCCTCTCCGACGGCAGCGCCAGTTACAGGAACCTCACCCTCAAGTTCCACAA GCTGATCAACGTCACCATCCTCTTCCAGCTGAAGACCATCAACCTCCAGAGCTTGATCAACAATGAGATCCCAGACTGCTACACCTTCACTGTGCTG atCACCTTTGACAATAAGGCGCACAGTGGGCGGGTCCCCATCAGCCTGGAGACCCAGGCCCACATCCAGGAGTGCAAGCACCCCAGCGTCTTCAGACATG GAGACAACAGCTTCCGGCTCCTGTTTGACGTGGTGGTCATCCTTACCTGtgccctctccttcctgctgtgCGCCCGCTCACTGCTCCGCGGCTTCCTGCTGCAGAAC GAGTTTGTCGGGTTCATGTGGCGGCACCGGGGTCGGGTCATCAGCCTGTGGGAACGGCTGGAATTTGTCAACGGCTGGTACATCCTGCTGGTCACCAGCGACGTGCTCACCATCTCGGGCACCATCATGAAGATCGGCATCGAAGCCAAG aaCCTGGCGAGCTATGACATCTGCAGCATCCTCCTGGGCACCTCCACGCTGCTCGTCTGGGTCGGGGTCATCCGCTACCTGACCTTCTTCCATAAGTACAAT ATCCTCATCGCCACGCTGCGGGTGGCCCTGCCCAGCGTGATGCGCTTCTGCTGCTGCGTGGCTGTCATCTACCTGGGCTATTGTTTCTGCGGCTGGATCGTGTTGGGGCCTTACCACGTGAAG TTCCGCTCGCTGTCCATGGTGTCGGAGTGCCTGTTCTCGCTCATCAACGGGGATGACATGTTCGTGACCTTCGCGGCCATGCAGGCGCAGCAGGGCCGCAGCAGCCTGGTGTGGCTCTTCTCCCAGCTCTATCTGTACTCCTTTATCAGCCTCTTCATCTACATGGTGCTGAGTCTCTTCATTGCCCTCATCACCGGCGCCTACGACACCATCAAG CACCCGGGCGGTGTGGGCACAGAGGTGAGCGAGCTCCAGGCCTACATCGCGCAGTGCCACGACAGCCCCACCTCCGGCAAGTTCCGCCGCGGGAGCGGCTCAGCCTGCAGCCTGCTGTGCTGCTGCGGCAG GGACTCGGAGGAGGAGCGTTCGCTGCTGGTGAATTGA